The DNA region CAACCCGGACCTTCACATCCGCATCCCGAACCTGAGCGGCTTCGCGAAGGACGAAGTGATCATCCCGCGCCACTCGCGCAACGTCTACGACGCGGCGGTCCGCGCCGTCGGCGTGCGGATCGTCGACGTCGGCACGGCCGAGGAACTCGAGGCGGCGTTCGGTCCGCGCACCGCGATGGTCTACATCCTCGCGGGCCCCAACGCCGACAGCGGTCCGCTGAGCACGAAAGCGATCTGCGCCATCGCGCGGCAGAAGCAGGTGCCCGTGCTGGTGGACGCGGCTGCCGAAGTCCTGACGGTGCCGAACGTGCACCTGGAGAACGGGGCGACGCTGGTCGGCTACAGCGGCGGCAAGTGCCTGCGCGGCCCGCAGAGCGCCGGCCTGCTGCTCGGGCGCAAGGATCTGGTGCAGGCCGCGTGGATTCACAGCGCGCCCCATCACGGCTTCGCCCGCTCGATGAAGGTCGGCAAGGAAGAAGCGATCGCGATGCTGACCGCGGTCGAGATGTGGACCAGGCGGGATCACCAGGCGGAATGGAACCGCTGGCTCGGCTGGCTCGATCACATCGCCAGGCACGTCTCCAGGATTGACGGCGTCACGACCGCGATCACGGAGACGACGGAGTTGTCGAATCGCACGCCGGCGCTCTCGATCCGGTGGGACGCTGCACGGCTGGGCGTGACGGGCGCGGCCGTGGCGAGGCACCTGATGGACACGGAGCCGCGCATCGCCACCCCGGGCGGGCGCGATCGCGACGGCCTGACGAGCATTTCGGTCACCCCGTACCAGATGTCCGCCGGAGACGAGAAGATCGTCGCCGCCCGGATCCACGACACGCTGGCGCGTCCTCCCAAATCGATCCGGATCGACGCGCCGGCCGCGATGGCCGCACCCGCGGCGGATCTGAGCGGGCGCTGGAACGTGCGGATCGAGTACGTCGCCGCCGCCTCCACCCACGCGCTGCACCTGAAGCAGACC from Vicinamibacterales bacterium includes:
- a CDS encoding aminotransferase class V-fold PLP-dependent enzyme, with the translated sequence MLQSLKKTLSRRDLFRWSALLTAPALLQSRAAGEAQSRAQPPPRDVYRAIGVRPLINARGTFTIISGSLMLPEVRTAMDAAAQQHVHLDELMAAIGARLAELTKAEWGMVSSGCAAALTHATAACVAGGNPDLHIRIPNLSGFAKDEVIIPRHSRNVYDAAVRAVGVRIVDVGTAEELEAAFGPRTAMVYILAGPNADSGPLSTKAICAIARQKQVPVLVDAAAEVLTVPNVHLENGATLVGYSGGKCLRGPQSAGLLLGRKDLVQAAWIHSAPHHGFARSMKVGKEEAIAMLTAVEMWTRRDHQAEWNRWLGWLDHIARHVSRIDGVTTAITETTELSNRTPALSIRWDAARLGVTGAAVARHLMDTEPRIATPGGRDRDGLTSISVTPYQMSAGDEKIVAARIHDTLARPPKSIRIDAPAAMAAPAADLSGRWNVRIEYVAAASTHALHLKQTGNRVDGTHQGDFVSRDLAGTIDGDRVQLSSSYGERNGDALSFRFNGTVTGNEMAGSLDMGEYLTAKWTARRHEYRRG